The Rhopalosiphum maidis isolate BTI-1 chromosome 1, ASM367621v3, whole genome shotgun sequence genome has a segment encoding these proteins:
- the LOC113560844 gene encoding multidrug resistance-associated protein 7 isoform X1, whose protein sequence is MKSALVLSKKSSSILLFLNMKVTWNWTELCGPNDFVPLFRPGYVLSICAEMAVIRLPILFIFMLTSTYYCCHLSDWIIRTRRETNILRCRIIIASMLSILPAFQLIWEVYEFTESQLYPIESLVLIIQCFTWLIHTLYIVCIRHHLGTSLRGSKVVIIAWVLCFLSSIISLRSTFIVFIESTYVTILQVRLWFTLFNWMLQAFYFITMLFKEDVVRIRHVDRLRFLAQQSLERRSLMTSSYSRFNDEFDPYYLGMACDNEHYGFMSWLTFGWVGSLITKGDKKRLHHTNDLFDLPEWLTPVYVSAKMEEIFRHQPSVTAASPIHLPADHQSRVPKISLLQALHKCHGKQFYGIGLLKLLADIFGFAAPIFLSKLITFVSHHKEPISHGYLYMAGLVLMSLLSTLFSAHFEYQIHMIGIKIRGTLVTMIYKKTLELNTVMLNNFSIGEIINFISTDTNNLVNACNSFHSMWSVPFQLIVVLYLLYQQLGIAFLSGVFVSVLLIPVNKIITSNIGKLTEKLMKEKDKRVKLMSEIIKGIRVIKFHVWEKYFIDKVSDYRKLEVVNLKKRKYLDALCVYFWATTPVTISMLTFSTYIFLGGQLTASKVFTSMALLHMLITPLNAFPWILNGVTEAWVSVKRIQRLIEVDDLQSQSYYSLMPVQYGKTFDNAVSLTNCTFNWGLRSFQLKNINFSVAKGSFVGIVGPVGSGKSTLLAGILAEINKEEGMIASSNMRDGFAFVAQSPWIQKGTIKDNILFGQNFSLEKYKTVIKSCGLVKDLQEFPRGDLTLIGEAGVTLSGGQKARLALARAVYQNKFMYLMDDIFASVDVNVAQHLYTHCINGLLKDKTRIICTHNSQFLLSADWVLIMNNGTIVNQGRPFEVLNDYDVKAVDVKFDEANSNSYLTMDDWTPIKESEIINDLNDREDQEEGVINLSIYKQYWKSVGNLIVYLLFIAIVIMQGTRNISDLWLSHWVNEIKNKHDDNAIEDLKDLQNENNQYLYTYTLIGMINSFATFFRAFIFAYGGIKACKKIHDCLLTSIMSVKTTFFDLNPLGRILNRFSSDTNIIDDSLPFILNIFIAQFFHVIGTLCSIIYGIPWALIIAVVLTPVYYKLQIRYRNSSRELRRISAVALSPLYNHINESLQGLSTIRAFRAVSRFERENEDKLENYLKAEFSSQLAFLWFNFRLRIIGLTMLFFISFISVFIHQWNLTNAGYLGLSLTYALTLTNMLGGLVNAIAATECDMISLERVLGYVENLENETDIEDSVSPPFAWPTNGIIQFSNVFLKYRHDGPMSLNGVSFETTSSEKIGVIGRTGAGKSSLLAALYKICDISNGAIFIDAVNLSKMSSRQIRNRLCVIPQDPFLFNGTIRENIDPFKEYMDSNIWSALQRCHLAATVKRIGGLGCYIGENINLSVGEKQLLCLVRAILKNSKVVCVDEATANVDEMTDRKIQETIRTAFKHSTVITIAHRIRTVMDSDRILVMDNGKVVEFESPNVLLENKNSYFYNLVQQEFK, encoded by the exons ATGAAGTCTGCTCTAGTGCTCTCTAAAAAAAGTAGtagtattttactatt tttaaatatgaaaGTTACTTGGAACTGGACCGAACTTTGTGGTCCCAATGATTTTGTTCCATTATTTCGTCCTGGGTATGTGTTGAGTATTTGTGCAGAAATGGCAGTCATTCGTCTGcctattctatttatatttatgttgacATCAACATATTACTGTTGTCATCTGTCTGATTGGATAATACGCACCAGACGTGAAACTAATATTCTTCGTTGCCGTATAATTATTGCTAGTATGCTGTCAATCTTACCAGCATTTCAACTAATTTGGGAAGTATACGAATTCACTGAAAGTCAACTATATCCAATTGAAAGTTTAGTTCTAATAATCCAATGTTTTACATGGttgatacatacattatacattgtatgtaTCCGCCATCATTTAGGAACGAGCTTACGAGGTTCAAAAGTTGTAATAATTGCTTgggttttatgttttttatcgtCAATAATATCTTTACGTAGCACTTTCATAGTATTTATTGAAAGTACTTATGTAACTATTTTACAAGTTAGATTATGGTTCACATTATTCAATTGGATGCTTCAggcattttatttcattaccaTGCTCTTCAAAGAAGACGTTGTAAGAATAAGACATGTAGACAGACTTCGTTTTCTTGCCCAG cAATCACTTGAGAGACGTTCTTTAATGACATCATCATATAGTCGTTTTAATGATGAATTTGATCCATACTATTTGGGTATGGCATGTGACAATGAACATTATGGTTTTATGTCTTGGCTCACATTTGGTTGGGTTGGCAGTTTAATTACCAAAGGAGACAAAAAAAGATTACATCATACAAATGATTTGTTTGATTTACCTGAATGGCTGACCCCAGTGTATGTATCAGCTAAAATGGAAGAAATATTTAGACATCAGCCCTCTGTGACAGCTGCATCACCTATTCATTTGCCAGCTGATCACCAATCTAGAGTaccaaaaatatcattgttacAAGCTCTACATAAATGTCatggaaaacaattttatgggATTGGATTACTTAAATTACTTGCAGACATTTTTGGATTTGCAGCGCCTATTTTTTTAAGCAAACTAATTACATTTGTATCACATCATAAAGAGCCAATAAGTCATGGATATTTATACATGGCGGGGCTCGTTTTAATGTCACTTTTAA gtacattatttagtGCACATTTTGAATACCAAATACATATGATAGGAATAAAAATCAGAGGAACTTTAGTgacaatgatttataaaaagacACTAGAATTAAATACTGTAATGCTAAACAActttag tattggagaaataattaattttataagtactgATACTAATAACTTAGTAAATGCTTGCAATAGTTTCCATTCAATGTGGAGTGTACCTTTTcaa TTGATTGTTGTTTTATACTTACTTTATCAACAATTGGGAATTGCTTTCTTGTCAGGAGTGTTTGTGTCTGTTTTACTTATACCTGTAAACAAGATTATTACTTCAAATATTG gtaaattaacTGAAAAATTGATGAAAGAAAAAGATAAACGTGTTAAATTAATGTCTGAAATTATAAAAGGTATTCgagtaattaaatttcatgtttgggaaaaatattttattgataaagttAGCG ATTACCGAAAACTTGAAGTTGTTAATCTGAAAAAAAGGAAATATTTGGACGCtttatgtgtgtatttttgGGCCACAACCCCTGTAACAATATCAATGTTGACTTTTtcaacttatatttttcttggCGGTCAATTAACAGCGTCAAAA GTATTTACCAGTATGGCTCTACTTCATATGTTAATAACACCATTAAATGCTTTTCCTTGGATACTGAATGGTGTCACTGAAGCTTGGGTGTCTGTTAAAAGAATTCAACGTTTAAttgaa GTAGATGATTTACAATCACAgtcttattatagtttaatgccTGTTCAATATGGAAAAACATTTGATAATGCTGTGTCATTGACAAATTGTACTTTTAATTGGGGCCTTAGATCATTCcaacttaaaaacataaatttttctGTTGCCAAAGGATCTTTTGTTGGTATTGTTGGACCTGTAGGTAGTGGCAAATCTACTCTATTGGCTGGCATTTTAGCCGAGATAAATAAAGAAGAAGGAATGATTGCATCTTCAAATATGAGAGATG gatttgCATTTGTTGCACAGTCACCGTGGATTCAAAAAGGaacaataaaagataatatactatttggtCAGAATTTCAGTTTAGAAAAATACAA aacAGTTATCAAAAGTTGTGGCTTAGTTAAGGATTTACAAGAATTTCCTAGAGGAGATTTAACTCTTATTGGTGAAGCTGGAGTAACTCTTAGTGGTGGTCAAAAAGCTCGTTTAGCTCTTGCCCGTGCTGTGTAccag aacaaatttatgtatttaatggaTGACATTTTTGCTTCAGTAGATGTTAATGTTGCTCAACATCTATATACTCATTGTATTAATGGCTTACTTAAAGATAAAACACGTATTATTTGTACCCATAATAGTCAATTTTTACTCTCAGCTGATTgggtattaataatgaataacggTACAATTGTAAATCAAGGTCGGCCTTTTGAAGTGTTAAATGATTATGATGTGAAAGCTGTGGATGTCAAATTTGATGAAGCAAATAGTAACTCGTACTTGACTATGGATGATTGGACACCAATTAAAGAAtcagaaattataaatgatttgaatGACAGAGAAGACCAAGAAGAAGGAGtgattaatttatctatttataaacaatattggaAATCTGTtggaaatttaattgtatatctgCTATTTATTGCTATAGTTATTATGCAG ggtACACGAAATATATCAGATTTATGGTTATCTCACTGGGtaaatgaaatcaaaaataaacacgacg atAATGCTATTGAAGATTTAAAAGATttacaaaatgaaaacaatcaatatttatatacttatacattaattgGTATGATAAACTCGTTTGCTACATTTTTTAGAGCCTTTATATTTGCATACGGTGGAATTAAGGcttgtaaaaaaattcacgACTGTTTATTAACATCTATTATGAGc gtaaaaactacattttttgatttaaatcctCTTGGCAGaatattaaatcgattttcatcagacacaaatattattgatgattcattaccatttattttaaatatttttatagcccAATTTTTTCATGTAATTGGTACTCTATGTTCCATTATATATGGTATACCTTGGGCTTTAATTATTGCTGTAGTACTAActcctgtatattataaactgcaAATACGATACAGAAATTCATCTCGTGAACTTAGACGTATATCAGCTGTAGCACTATCACCACTTTATAACCATATAAATGAATCGTTACAGGGGTTATCAACAATACGTGCTTTTAGAGCTGTATCCAG atttgaaCGTGAAAATGAAGACAAACttgaaaattatctaaaagCAGAATTCTCTTCACAATTAgcatttttatggtttaatttCAGATTAAGAATCATTGGACTaactatgttattttttattagtttcatTTCTGTATTTATTCACCAATGGAATCTTACCAATGCAG gATATCTTGGGTTGTCATTGACCTATGCATTGACATTGACAAATATGCTTGGAGGATTAGTGAATGCCATTGCAGCAACAGAATGTGATATGATTAGTTTAGAACGTGTTCTTGGTTATGTTGAAAACTTAGAGAACGAGACTGATATTGAAGATTCGGTTTCACCTCCATTTGCATGGCCAACAAACggaattatacaattttctaatgtttttttaaaatatag acatGATGGTCCTATGTCTTTAAATGGAGTTTCATTTGAAACAACTTCCTCAGAAAAGATTGGTGTTATTGGTAGAACAGGAGCTGGGAAAAGTTCATTATTAGCggctttgtataaaatatgtgatattaGCAATGGTGCTATTTTTATAGATGCTGTGAATCTTTCTAAAATGTCTTCACGACAAATAAG AAATCGTTTATGTGTAATACCTCAAgatccatttttatttaatggtaCCATACGTGAAAACATTGATCCATTTAAAGAGTATATGGATTCAAATATATGGTCTGCATTGCAACGCTGTCATTTAGCAGCAACTGTTAAACGTATAGGTGGTTTGGGATGTTATATCGgagaaaatattaacttatctGTGGGTGAAAAACAATTGTTGTGCTTAGTAAGAGCAATACTAAAGAATTCTAAAGTAGTATGTGTAGATGAAGCTACTGCAAATGTAGATGAAATGACTGATCGCAAAATACAAGAAACAATAAGAACTGCATTCAAGCATAGTACTGTTATTACTATTGCTCATAGAATTCGAACTGTGATGGATAGTGATcg aatATTAGTGATGGACAATGGGAAAGTAGTAGAATTTGAGTCTCCAAACGTTttgttagaaaataaaaattcttatttttataatttggttCAACaagaattcaaataa
- the LOC113560844 gene encoding multidrug resistance-associated protein 7 isoform X2 has protein sequence MDLNMKVTWNWTELCGPNDFVPLFRPGYVLSICAEMAVIRLPILFIFMLTSTYYCCHLSDWIIRTRRETNILRCRIIIASMLSILPAFQLIWEVYEFTESQLYPIESLVLIIQCFTWLIHTLYIVCIRHHLGTSLRGSKVVIIAWVLCFLSSIISLRSTFIVFIESTYVTILQVRLWFTLFNWMLQAFYFITMLFKEDVVRIRHVDRLRFLAQQSLERRSLMTSSYSRFNDEFDPYYLGMACDNEHYGFMSWLTFGWVGSLITKGDKKRLHHTNDLFDLPEWLTPVYVSAKMEEIFRHQPSVTAASPIHLPADHQSRVPKISLLQALHKCHGKQFYGIGLLKLLADIFGFAAPIFLSKLITFVSHHKEPISHGYLYMAGLVLMSLLSTLFSAHFEYQIHMIGIKIRGTLVTMIYKKTLELNTVMLNNFSIGEIINFISTDTNNLVNACNSFHSMWSVPFQLIVVLYLLYQQLGIAFLSGVFVSVLLIPVNKIITSNIGKLTEKLMKEKDKRVKLMSEIIKGIRVIKFHVWEKYFIDKVSDYRKLEVVNLKKRKYLDALCVYFWATTPVTISMLTFSTYIFLGGQLTASKVFTSMALLHMLITPLNAFPWILNGVTEAWVSVKRIQRLIEVDDLQSQSYYSLMPVQYGKTFDNAVSLTNCTFNWGLRSFQLKNINFSVAKGSFVGIVGPVGSGKSTLLAGILAEINKEEGMIASSNMRDGFAFVAQSPWIQKGTIKDNILFGQNFSLEKYKTVIKSCGLVKDLQEFPRGDLTLIGEAGVTLSGGQKARLALARAVYQNKFMYLMDDIFASVDVNVAQHLYTHCINGLLKDKTRIICTHNSQFLLSADWVLIMNNGTIVNQGRPFEVLNDYDVKAVDVKFDEANSNSYLTMDDWTPIKESEIINDLNDREDQEEGVINLSIYKQYWKSVGNLIVYLLFIAIVIMQGTRNISDLWLSHWVNEIKNKHDDNAIEDLKDLQNENNQYLYTYTLIGMINSFATFFRAFIFAYGGIKACKKIHDCLLTSIMSVKTTFFDLNPLGRILNRFSSDTNIIDDSLPFILNIFIAQFFHVIGTLCSIIYGIPWALIIAVVLTPVYYKLQIRYRNSSRELRRISAVALSPLYNHINESLQGLSTIRAFRAVSRFERENEDKLENYLKAEFSSQLAFLWFNFRLRIIGLTMLFFISFISVFIHQWNLTNAGYLGLSLTYALTLTNMLGGLVNAIAATECDMISLERVLGYVENLENETDIEDSVSPPFAWPTNGIIQFSNVFLKYRHDGPMSLNGVSFETTSSEKIGVIGRTGAGKSSLLAALYKICDISNGAIFIDAVNLSKMSSRQIRNRLCVIPQDPFLFNGTIRENIDPFKEYMDSNIWSALQRCHLAATVKRIGGLGCYIGENINLSVGEKQLLCLVRAILKNSKVVCVDEATANVDEMTDRKIQETIRTAFKHSTVITIAHRIRTVMDSDRILVMDNGKVVEFESPNVLLENKNSYFYNLVQQEFK, from the exons ATGGA tttaaatatgaaaGTTACTTGGAACTGGACCGAACTTTGTGGTCCCAATGATTTTGTTCCATTATTTCGTCCTGGGTATGTGTTGAGTATTTGTGCAGAAATGGCAGTCATTCGTCTGcctattctatttatatttatgttgacATCAACATATTACTGTTGTCATCTGTCTGATTGGATAATACGCACCAGACGTGAAACTAATATTCTTCGTTGCCGTATAATTATTGCTAGTATGCTGTCAATCTTACCAGCATTTCAACTAATTTGGGAAGTATACGAATTCACTGAAAGTCAACTATATCCAATTGAAAGTTTAGTTCTAATAATCCAATGTTTTACATGGttgatacatacattatacattgtatgtaTCCGCCATCATTTAGGAACGAGCTTACGAGGTTCAAAAGTTGTAATAATTGCTTgggttttatgttttttatcgtCAATAATATCTTTACGTAGCACTTTCATAGTATTTATTGAAAGTACTTATGTAACTATTTTACAAGTTAGATTATGGTTCACATTATTCAATTGGATGCTTCAggcattttatttcattaccaTGCTCTTCAAAGAAGACGTTGTAAGAATAAGACATGTAGACAGACTTCGTTTTCTTGCCCAG cAATCACTTGAGAGACGTTCTTTAATGACATCATCATATAGTCGTTTTAATGATGAATTTGATCCATACTATTTGGGTATGGCATGTGACAATGAACATTATGGTTTTATGTCTTGGCTCACATTTGGTTGGGTTGGCAGTTTAATTACCAAAGGAGACAAAAAAAGATTACATCATACAAATGATTTGTTTGATTTACCTGAATGGCTGACCCCAGTGTATGTATCAGCTAAAATGGAAGAAATATTTAGACATCAGCCCTCTGTGACAGCTGCATCACCTATTCATTTGCCAGCTGATCACCAATCTAGAGTaccaaaaatatcattgttacAAGCTCTACATAAATGTCatggaaaacaattttatgggATTGGATTACTTAAATTACTTGCAGACATTTTTGGATTTGCAGCGCCTATTTTTTTAAGCAAACTAATTACATTTGTATCACATCATAAAGAGCCAATAAGTCATGGATATTTATACATGGCGGGGCTCGTTTTAATGTCACTTTTAA gtacattatttagtGCACATTTTGAATACCAAATACATATGATAGGAATAAAAATCAGAGGAACTTTAGTgacaatgatttataaaaagacACTAGAATTAAATACTGTAATGCTAAACAActttag tattggagaaataattaattttataagtactgATACTAATAACTTAGTAAATGCTTGCAATAGTTTCCATTCAATGTGGAGTGTACCTTTTcaa TTGATTGTTGTTTTATACTTACTTTATCAACAATTGGGAATTGCTTTCTTGTCAGGAGTGTTTGTGTCTGTTTTACTTATACCTGTAAACAAGATTATTACTTCAAATATTG gtaaattaacTGAAAAATTGATGAAAGAAAAAGATAAACGTGTTAAATTAATGTCTGAAATTATAAAAGGTATTCgagtaattaaatttcatgtttgggaaaaatattttattgataaagttAGCG ATTACCGAAAACTTGAAGTTGTTAATCTGAAAAAAAGGAAATATTTGGACGCtttatgtgtgtatttttgGGCCACAACCCCTGTAACAATATCAATGTTGACTTTTtcaacttatatttttcttggCGGTCAATTAACAGCGTCAAAA GTATTTACCAGTATGGCTCTACTTCATATGTTAATAACACCATTAAATGCTTTTCCTTGGATACTGAATGGTGTCACTGAAGCTTGGGTGTCTGTTAAAAGAATTCAACGTTTAAttgaa GTAGATGATTTACAATCACAgtcttattatagtttaatgccTGTTCAATATGGAAAAACATTTGATAATGCTGTGTCATTGACAAATTGTACTTTTAATTGGGGCCTTAGATCATTCcaacttaaaaacataaatttttctGTTGCCAAAGGATCTTTTGTTGGTATTGTTGGACCTGTAGGTAGTGGCAAATCTACTCTATTGGCTGGCATTTTAGCCGAGATAAATAAAGAAGAAGGAATGATTGCATCTTCAAATATGAGAGATG gatttgCATTTGTTGCACAGTCACCGTGGATTCAAAAAGGaacaataaaagataatatactatttggtCAGAATTTCAGTTTAGAAAAATACAA aacAGTTATCAAAAGTTGTGGCTTAGTTAAGGATTTACAAGAATTTCCTAGAGGAGATTTAACTCTTATTGGTGAAGCTGGAGTAACTCTTAGTGGTGGTCAAAAAGCTCGTTTAGCTCTTGCCCGTGCTGTGTAccag aacaaatttatgtatttaatggaTGACATTTTTGCTTCAGTAGATGTTAATGTTGCTCAACATCTATATACTCATTGTATTAATGGCTTACTTAAAGATAAAACACGTATTATTTGTACCCATAATAGTCAATTTTTACTCTCAGCTGATTgggtattaataatgaataacggTACAATTGTAAATCAAGGTCGGCCTTTTGAAGTGTTAAATGATTATGATGTGAAAGCTGTGGATGTCAAATTTGATGAAGCAAATAGTAACTCGTACTTGACTATGGATGATTGGACACCAATTAAAGAAtcagaaattataaatgatttgaatGACAGAGAAGACCAAGAAGAAGGAGtgattaatttatctatttataaacaatattggaAATCTGTtggaaatttaattgtatatctgCTATTTATTGCTATAGTTATTATGCAG ggtACACGAAATATATCAGATTTATGGTTATCTCACTGGGtaaatgaaatcaaaaataaacacgacg atAATGCTATTGAAGATTTAAAAGATttacaaaatgaaaacaatcaatatttatatacttatacattaattgGTATGATAAACTCGTTTGCTACATTTTTTAGAGCCTTTATATTTGCATACGGTGGAATTAAGGcttgtaaaaaaattcacgACTGTTTATTAACATCTATTATGAGc gtaaaaactacattttttgatttaaatcctCTTGGCAGaatattaaatcgattttcatcagacacaaatattattgatgattcattaccatttattttaaatatttttatagcccAATTTTTTCATGTAATTGGTACTCTATGTTCCATTATATATGGTATACCTTGGGCTTTAATTATTGCTGTAGTACTAActcctgtatattataaactgcaAATACGATACAGAAATTCATCTCGTGAACTTAGACGTATATCAGCTGTAGCACTATCACCACTTTATAACCATATAAATGAATCGTTACAGGGGTTATCAACAATACGTGCTTTTAGAGCTGTATCCAG atttgaaCGTGAAAATGAAGACAAACttgaaaattatctaaaagCAGAATTCTCTTCACAATTAgcatttttatggtttaatttCAGATTAAGAATCATTGGACTaactatgttattttttattagtttcatTTCTGTATTTATTCACCAATGGAATCTTACCAATGCAG gATATCTTGGGTTGTCATTGACCTATGCATTGACATTGACAAATATGCTTGGAGGATTAGTGAATGCCATTGCAGCAACAGAATGTGATATGATTAGTTTAGAACGTGTTCTTGGTTATGTTGAAAACTTAGAGAACGAGACTGATATTGAAGATTCGGTTTCACCTCCATTTGCATGGCCAACAAACggaattatacaattttctaatgtttttttaaaatatag acatGATGGTCCTATGTCTTTAAATGGAGTTTCATTTGAAACAACTTCCTCAGAAAAGATTGGTGTTATTGGTAGAACAGGAGCTGGGAAAAGTTCATTATTAGCggctttgtataaaatatgtgatattaGCAATGGTGCTATTTTTATAGATGCTGTGAATCTTTCTAAAATGTCTTCACGACAAATAAG AAATCGTTTATGTGTAATACCTCAAgatccatttttatttaatggtaCCATACGTGAAAACATTGATCCATTTAAAGAGTATATGGATTCAAATATATGGTCTGCATTGCAACGCTGTCATTTAGCAGCAACTGTTAAACGTATAGGTGGTTTGGGATGTTATATCGgagaaaatattaacttatctGTGGGTGAAAAACAATTGTTGTGCTTAGTAAGAGCAATACTAAAGAATTCTAAAGTAGTATGTGTAGATGAAGCTACTGCAAATGTAGATGAAATGACTGATCGCAAAATACAAGAAACAATAAGAACTGCATTCAAGCATAGTACTGTTATTACTATTGCTCATAGAATTCGAACTGTGATGGATAGTGATcg aatATTAGTGATGGACAATGGGAAAGTAGTAGAATTTGAGTCTCCAAACGTTttgttagaaaataaaaattcttatttttataatttggttCAACaagaattcaaataa